From Triticum urartu cultivar G1812 chromosome 2, Tu2.1, whole genome shotgun sequence, a single genomic window includes:
- the LOC125536851 gene encoding DEAD-box ATP-dependent RNA helicase 32: MRRPQRRAVAKQSRAKDGDEIRLLEAWIDAGKPLPGTKPPPPSEESSAANARVRARDVVAKAAAGDYSDYGASTRFDELPLSKKTKDALRKAGYKEMSEIQRAALPHALCGHDVLGAAKTGSGKTLAFVIPVIEKLYREKWSQEDGVGCIILSPTNDLAGQIWEVVRKVGKHHNFSGGAIVKRTGIEQEKERINSLNILVCTPGRLVQHFDETPNFDCSNLQILVLDEADQILDKNFKSQVDIILSQIPKARQTLLFSATQTKSVKDLARVSLKNPEYISVHEQASTATPDNLEQCAMIVPLEQKLNMLWSFIKRHLKSKILVFLSSVKQVKFVYEIFKKLRPGIPLKCMHGRMKYEVQQAIVAEFSESTSVLFSTDIFARGLDIGNVDWVVQVDCPESVALYIHRVGRTARYNKKGKSLIFLCPEEERMLEKLKATESKIPISVRKPKVEQLEQISQNVAAVLVKFPNLQQLGKRAFVTYLKSVYLQGDKEVFDLSRFSAESFAAYASSLGLPVTPKIRFVSHKKNVSKKDMKDIDVKQMKHKAEVIEIKPQVNRDMLADDGPDDDILYPKKPNTDANIYDGLDDILSPKVPDTEPEKIKELAARPLKKKKLKINMHRPVGTRVKYDDEGNAIDPLASLAEEVGPEDVIHKDKILQRYAEMLREMQEDDKEDKAQHKKSLHEKKFEKKMKLKRRRQEETDAVSDDSGSESDRNQNMSSKGKKKYFNNSDDDEGGDAAKGGDLLAQQEALALKLLGKMHD, translated from the exons ATGCGACGGCCGCAGCGCCGCGCTGTAGCTAAGCAAAGCCGCGCCAAGGATGGCGACGAGATCCGCCTCCTTGAGGCCTGGATCGACGCCGGCAAGCCCCTCCCGGGAACCAAGCCGCCTCCCCCCTCGGAGGAGTCCTCCGCCGCCAACGCACGGGTAAGGGCACGAGATGTAGTGGCTAAGGCGGCGGCTGGGGACTACTCGGATTATGGCGCGTCCACGCGGTTCGACGAGCTGCCGCTGTCGAAGAAGACCAAGGACGCCCTGCGGAAGGCGGGGTACAAGGAGATGAGCGAGATCCAGCGGGCCGCCCTGCCCCACGCGCTCTGCGGGCACGACGTCCTCGGCGCGGCCAAGACCGGGTCCGGCAAAACCCTCGCCTTCGTCATCCCA GTCATTGAGAAGCTGTATCGGGAGAAATGGAGTCAAGAGGATGGTGTGGGTTGCATTATTCTCTCTCCCACTAATGATTTAGCTGGTCAAATTTGGGAAGTGGTCAGGAAAGTCGGGAAGCACCATAACTTTAGTGGTGGTGCTATCGTTAAGCGCACGGGTATCGAGCAAGAAAAAGAACGCATAAACAGTTTGAATATCTTAGTGTGCACTCCTGGACGGTTAGTCCAGCACTTTGATGAGACTCCAAACTTCGATTGCTCAAATCTCCAG ATATTGGTGCTTGATGAGGCGGATCAAATACTTGATAAAAATTTCAAATCCCAAGTTGACATTATCCTTTCTCAAATTCCCAAAGCTAGACAAACCTTACTGTTTTCTGCCACACAGACGAAGTCAGTTAAGGACCTCGCAAGGGTTAGCCTAAAGAATCCTGAATATATTAGTGTGCATGAGCAGGCTAGCACGGCTACCCCAGATAACCTTGAGCAGTGTGCCATGATTGTGCCTCTTGAACAGAAACTGAATATGCTTTGGAGTTTCATCAAAAGGCATCTAAAGTCAAAAATACTAGTCTTCTTATCAAGTGTTAAGCAG GTCAAATTTGTGTATGAAATTTTCAAGAAACTACGTCCTGGTATTCCTCTAAAATGTATGCATGGGCGGATGAAATACGAAGTACAGCAGGCTATAGTAGCAGAGTTCAGCGAAAGTACTTCGGTTCTGTTCTCAACTGATATATTTGCTAGAGGACTGGATATAGGGAATGTGGATTGGGTGGTACAG GTTGATTGTCCAGAAAGCGTCGCACTGTACATCCACAGAGTTGGTCGCACAGCTCGTTACAACAAGAAAGGGAAATCTCTTATATTCTTGTgtccagaggaagaaagaatgctgGAAAAATTGAAGGCAACCGAGAGTAAAATACCTATTAGTGTTCGCAAG CCTAAAGTGGAACAACTGGAGCAGATATCTCAGAATGTAGCAGCAGTGCTTGTTAAATTTCCCAATCTGCAGCAACTAGGTAAAAGGGCTTTTGTGACCTATCTCAAGTCAGTGTACCTCCAGGGAGACAAAGAGGTGTTCGATCTGAGCAGGTTCTCTGCGGAGAGTTTTGCTGCATACGCCTCTTCACTTGGTCTTCCTGTTACCCCTAAAATCCGCTTCGTAAGCCACAAGAAGAATGTGTCGAAGAAAGATATGAAGGACATTGATGTGAAACAGATGAAACACAAAGCTGAAGTCATTGAAATAAAGCCACAGGTCAATCGTGATATGCTTGCAGATGATGGACCTGACGATGATATCCTTTATCCGAAGAAGCCCAACACAGATGCAAATATTTATGATGGACTAGATGATATCCTTTCTCCCAAAGTGCCTGACACTGAACCAGAAAAAATCAAAGA GCTGGCAGCGAGGCCCTTGAAAAAGAAGAAGCTGAAAATAAACATGCACAGGCCTGTGGGAACAAGGGTCAAGTACGACGATGAGGGCAATGCGATTGATCCCCTTGCGTCTTTAGCCGAAGAAGTGGGCCCAGAAGACGTGATTCACAAGGATAAAA TTCTGCAGAGGTATGCAGAGATGCTGAGAGAAATGCAGGAGGATGACAAGGAGGACAAGGCCCAGCACAAGAAGAGTTTGCACGAGAAGAAGTTTGAGAAGAAGATGAAACTGAAGCGCAGGCGACAGGAGGAAACAGATGCGGTGTCTGACGACAGTGGCTCAGAGTCCGACAGAAACCAGAACATGTCCTCCAAGGGTAAAAAGAAGTACTTCAACAACAGCGACGATGATGAAGGTGGCGATGCAGCTAAGGGCGGGGACCTTCTCGCGCAGCAGGAGGCACTGGCACTGAAGCTTCTGGGTAAAATGCACGACTAA